The following are from one region of the Oscarella lobularis chromosome 3, ooOscLobu1.1, whole genome shotgun sequence genome:
- the LOC136184568 gene encoding histone-lysine N-methyltransferase EHMT2-like: MSRLASVFGRYSSRISKHCFSQHPANVKPPASDNSQRQRHWQPKTPCENRKELVSTAPFSASLLAPPDATTDDSLQLADVANELNRKGHLAAYRIIRQLAEEEDADLNSKLDGYGNTPAHYLAYMADKLSAEEILFLIAKGVDFHAPNCFGDTPIMRASRIHVSKAPFVEMIQGCGKDAGTEGRAPISGCAFDCWYSYKKWNDPYEICQMIDQRIITPYLRDNIGWTPFHYLARHNMHSQLKRLYDIAADDSGEAKARELINATDGYGDSPLSDAAYWDKSETAKLLLSLGANPNVVNKLGQTPAHRAIISNLDNPSLEVAKLLIDRTDIRHVRNMPSQLELHEGKHIREIVEYIRKESFHAPFFAPVDTTSADLDGSTDEDTLPEDVKGACFTAPSSLEKSYQNQSTNVQSIEERTHSYKPLKHLIRELSMSPVLSPCQGPSLLPSVALQQSVTLFVLQMLVHSKALESHNSGQALVQDQPPSPPSPPLSPSSTPRFKRSTKRRPEKEPTTTFIANDCDLVVQGARVSVNIINNWI, translated from the exons ATGAGCCGTTTGGCTTCTGTCTTCGGTCGGTATTCGAGTCGTATTTCAAAACACTGTTTTTCTCAGCATCCTGCAAACGTGAAACCGCCCGCAAGTGACAACAGCCAACGGCAACGTCACTGGCAACCAAAGACTCCCTGCGAAAATAGAAAAGAGCTTGTGAGCACTGCGCCGTTTTCGGCAAGCCTTCTAGCACCACCAGATGCAACCACAGATGATTCGCTGCagctcgccgacgtcgccaacGAGCTGAATCGAAAGGGCCACTTAGCTGCATACCGCATCATACGTCAGttagcagaagaagaagacgccgatCTGAATAGTAAGCTGGACGGTTATGGGAACACACCTGCACACTATTTGGCTTACATGGCCGACAAGCTATCTGCCGAAGAAATCCTGTTTTTGATTGCAaaaggcgtcgattttcaCGCACCAAATTGTTTTGGCGATACTCCCATTATGAGAGCCAGTCGTATTCATGTGAGCAAAGCGCCCTTTGTGGAAATGATACAAGGATGTG GGAAGGATGCAGGAACCGAAGGCAGAGCGCCAATTAGCGGGTGTGCCTTCGATTGCTGGTACTCCTACAAAAAGTGGAACGATCCCTACGAGATCTGTCAGATGATCGATCAACGTATCATTACGCCATACCTCAGAGATAACATTGGATGGACGCCGTTTCATTATTTGGCCCGACACAACATGCATAGCCAACTGAAGAGGCTTTATGATATTGCCGCTGACGACAGTGGTGAAGCTAAAGCAAGAGAATTAATAAACGCCACAGATGGGTATGGGGATTCTCCCCTCTCAGACGCCGCCTACTGGGATAAATCTGAAACAGCCAAACTTCTCTTGAGTCTGGGCGCTAACCCTAACGTAGTGAACAAACTGGGTCAAACACCAGCGCACAGAGCAATCATTTCAAATCTAGACAATCCCTCACTTGAAGTCGCCAAACTCCTTATTGACCGCACTGACATCCGCCACGTGAGAAACATGCCGTCACAACTGGAACTTCATGAAGGCAAGCACATTCGAGAAATCGTTGAATACATTAGAAAAGAGTCGTTCCACGCACCCTTCTTCGCCCCTGTGGATACGACAAGCGCAGATCTGGATGGCAGTACTGATGAAGACACGCTACCTGAAGACGTCAAAGGTGCTTGCTTTACAGCGCCCTCATCGCTCGAAAAATCTTATCAAAACCAAAGCACTAATGTCCAATCAATTGAAGAAAGGACGCACTCGTACAAACCTCTCAAACACCTCATTCGTGAACTGTCAATGTCACCTGTGTTGAGTCCCTGCCAGGGACCCTCACTTCTGCCATCTGTAGCACTACAGCAGAGTGTCACGCTTTTTGTGCTACAAATGCTTGTTCACAGCAAAGCATTAGAGAGTCACAACAGTGGGCAAGCGCTTGTCCAAGATCAACCGCCGTCTCCGCCGTCTCCACCGTTGTCTCCATCATCTACTCCTCGATTTAAAAGATCTACAAAAAGAAGACCCGAAAAGGAACCGACAACGACTTTTATCGCAAATGACTGTGACCTTGTTGTACAAGGTGCACGTGTGTCTGTAAATATCATCAATAATTGGATTTGA
- the LOC136184598 gene encoding uncharacterized protein KIAA1143 homolog, translated as MANKIDFLKPPEPSFLKKIKEKIGYKEGPSVSEKFQKGEGPLADDNDVERDDERPVVVQLKKGDMDEEEAMRYEEFTGRKRQLEDSSSSRAKTNKQDRREEGPEPNDGKLVFRKPPKGSGKEKKEASRGGQKRKTRKSSKMQEVNDSRLLSFDDSDDVTE; from the exons ATGGCAAACAAGATCGATTTTTTGAAGCCGCCCGAACCGAGCTTTCTGAAGAAGATCAAGGAGAAGATTGGGTATAAGGAAGGCCCGAGCGTGTCAGAGAAGTTTCAGAAAGGCGAGGGACCCCTTGCTGATGACAATGACGtggagagagacgacgagcgaccAGTCGTTGTACAGTTGAAGAAAGGCGACATGGATGAGGAAGAGGCAATGAGGTACGAGGAGTTCACGGGTCGGAAACGACAACTGGAGGACAGCTCTTCCAGTCGAGCCAAAA caaATAAACAGGATCGCAGGGAAGAAGGTCCTGAGCCGAACGATGGAAAACTTGTGTTCAGAAAACCTCCCAAAGGAAGtgggaaggagaagaaagaggcgaGCCGCGGCggacagaaaagaaaaacgaggaaGTCCAGTAAAATGCAAGAAGTGAACGATAGTAGACTACTTTCATTTGATGATAGCGATGACGTAACTGAATAG